A portion of the Toxoplasma gondii ME49 chromosome VIIb, whole genome shotgun sequence genome contains these proteins:
- a CDS encoding protein kinase, putative (encoded by transcript TGME49_262540) produces the protein MDAEFPPAASDPASFACLRKRSPPPANSSGLASSDPVFSSSTPAHSSATPGPGCLYTAPGCGAGSAGPEPGPLPPAGMMSLTSSPLARLPQEVPFSASSLSAVHAVPSPSCYLPSFHPPSCTCRLEVGSCGLCPVPCCYVTEAAEARVSLLEFPLSHRLRAPPHTETAPFPVLSLAAQVCPFNCLAPPPPGAGSCGSEVRSWRACRKLTRRKVDLASTRPGVSAPCVSALANASRDTAQKTPLATPSPSPASLIHPAGAASPPSLAQGFGEQAPAAATAPSLIEGAFSREEGAAFPQVSSSASVRSLALEAEDPSAFQAETAAQDGGAPPQSLPSIEDSAASSLAAAASLSRESLAISCASSVQRRSPVDVAGMRVSLFEGLFFGRIIHRGFSNTVCFCSWTRPINLLQVPRSVSYVNRHHLLLPAVHHAHAESLRADEVPREPREFREMGARLSGERLSVESAVSAGEETGETTDTAGEPGEAVKRLVVKVTHKERLTSSVELLRARHEVLLLQELDHPNVLPLLLAGEDDREMFMFFDFATCGDLYSITKMKTFDEAVVRGVCAQILKALQYIHHKGVIHCDIKPHNLLVFRPAPEAPQAGPQGTDAVPPVGGELELSRSEPALSKSLPAERGEKGYGGSQDERDVEMHGQEPATSLSAPALISRTNGCAPVAAELDKVVIKVCDFGLAQHFQRGQMIQCDELRGSHGYLAPELLRRKPYDERIDLWAVGIIVFTMIGGYEPFYPPSECINAELEFDDRYWGCVSDEAKDFISRLLEKNPQERLHADEALEHPWFANGP, from the exons ATGGACGCCGAGTTTCCTCCAGCTGCTTCGGATCCTGCGtccttcgcctgtctccgcaaGCGCTCGCCTCCGCCTGCCAATTCCTCCGGTCTCGCCTCCTCAGATCCTGTGTTCAGCAGCTCGACGCCTGCGCATTCCTCCGCGACTCCGGGGCCCGGGTGTCTTTACACCGCCCCTGGGTGCGGCGCCGGTTCCGCTGGTCCTGAACCCGGTCCTCTCCCCCCCGCGGGCATGATGTCTTTgacttcttcccctcttgcGCGTCTTCCTCAAGAAGTAcctttctccgcctcctcgctttcgGCTGTGCATGCTgtgccttctccctcgtgcTACCTTCCGTCCTTCCACCCGCCGTCTTGCACCTGCCGCCTCGAGGTCGGTTCTTGTGGGCTCTGTCCAGTGCCCTGTTGCTACGTGACGGAGGCTGCCGAGGCCCGCGTTTCGCTCCTCGAGTTTCCGCTCTCTCACCGCCTGCGCGCGCCACCCcacacggagacagcgcccTTTCCCGTGCTCTCGCTCGCTGCCCAGGTCTGTCCGTTCAACTGTCtggcgcctccgcctccaggCGCCGGGTCCTGCGGCAGCGAAGTTCGCTCTTGGCGCGCATGCCGGAAGTTGACGAGGCGAAAAGTCGACCTTGCCTCGACTCGACCTGGAGTCTCAGCGCCGTgcgtctccgctctcgcAAACGCCTCGCGAGATACCGCCCAGAAAACTCCCCTCGCcacgccttctccctctcccgcttctcttATCCATCCAGCTGGTGCTGCGTCCCCTCCATCTCTCGCGCAGGGTTTCGGCGAACAGGCGCCAGCGGCTGCCACTGCGCCTTCGCTTATTGAGGGCGCCTTCTcccgcgaagaaggcgccgctTTCCCCCAGGTCAGCTCCTCGGCCTCTGTGCGGAGCCTCGCACTCGAGGCGGAGGACCCGTCGGCCTTCCAGGCAGAAACGGCTGCGCAGGATGGCGGCGCGCCGCCCCAGTCGCTTCCCTCCATCGAGGACTCCGCCGCTTCGTCGCTCGCGGCAGCCGCGAGCTTGAGCCGCGAGTCTCTCGCGATCTCCTGCGCGAGCTCTGTGCAGCGGCGATCTCCCGTGGACGTCGCGGGCATGCGCGTGAGTCTCTTCGagggtctcttcttcgggaGAATAATCCATAGAGGATTCAGCAACactgtctgcttctgcagctggACCCGACCCATCAACCTTCTCCAGGTCCCCCGCTCCGTCTCCTACGTCAACCGGCAccatctgcttctccctgCAGTCCATCACGCGCATGCTGAGAGCCTGCGCGCAGACGAGGTGCCTCGAGAGCCCCGGGAGTTCCGAGAGATGGGAGCAAGACTGTCTGGCGAGCGCCTGTCTGTGGAGAGCGCAGTGAGCGCgggcgaggagacgggagagacaacagacaCTGCAGGAGAACCAGGGGAAGCGGTGAAGCGCCTGGTAGTAAAAGTGACGCACAAAGAGCGACTGACAAGTTCAGTGGAGTTGCTACGGGCACGACACGAAGTCCTCCTTCTGCAGGAACTGGACCACCCGAACgtgctgccgctgctgctcgcgGGCGAAGACGACCGCGAGATGTTCATGTTCTTCGACTTTGCAACCTGCGGAGACCTCTACAGCATcacgaagatgaagacgtTCGACGAGGCAGTTGTTCGCGGAGTCTGCGCACAGATCCTCAAAGCCCTGCAGTACATACACCACAAAGGCGTGATCCACTGCGACATCAAACCCCACaacctcctcgtcttccgacCGGCGCCGGAGGCACCCCAGGCCGGGCCGCAGGGCACAGACGCAGTGCCGCCAGTGGGGGGTGAACTGGAGCTTTCGAGATCCGAGCCTGCACTCAGCAAGTCGCTtcccgcagagagaggggagaaaggtTACGGAGGGTCGCAGGACGAGCGGGATGTGGAGATGCACGGGCAGGAACcggcgacttctctctcggcacCCGCCCTCATTTCTCGAACGAACGGATGCGCTCCTGTCGCTGCGGAACTCGACAAGGTCGTCATCAAAGTCTGCGACTTCGGCTTAGCGCAACACTTCCAAC GTGGACAGATGATCCAGTGCGACGAGCTTCGAGGCAGTCACGGATACCTCGCGCCAGAACTTCTGCGG CGCAAGCCCTACGACGAACGCATCGATCTATGGGCGGTGGGCATCATCGTCTTCACCATGATTGGAGGCTACGAGCCGTTCTATCCTCCCAGCGAATGCATCAAC GCCGAGCTCGAGTTCGACGACCGATACTGGGGCTGTGTGAGTGACGAGGCGAAGGATTTCATATCCCGACTCCTGGAGAAAAATCCGCAGGagcgcttgcatgcagacgaggCCTTGGAGCATCCCTG GTTCGCCAACGGGCCGTAG